DNA from Actinomycetota bacterium:
TCTCGGTGCGCGTCGCCTCGTCGACCGTGCGCAGGTCGACCCACCCGAGGTCCTCGCCGTTCTCGGCCTGGCGCGCGAGCGTCTCGAACGAGGCTCCCCCCTCCACCCGCTCGACGATCCGGGTCGCCTCCTCGCGCTCGCCGACGGTGATCCGCGAGAGCCGGGCCTGCTGGTAGATGGCCTGGCGCTCCTCGTAGGCGGCCTGGACCTGCGTAGCCTCGGGCTGGACATCGGCGGTCAGGACCCTCTGCAGCTTCTCGACGGCGGCCTGCCGGCGGACGAGCTCCCGGAACCGCGCCCGGTCGAGCTTCTGCTCGGCCGCGAGCTCCATCAGCCTCTCCCGCCCGCCGTACTGCAGGGCCAGGCGGTCGACCATCTGGTCCACGTCCTGCTCGGTCACCGGCTGGTCGCGTCGTTCGAGCTCGCGGCGCACGAGGGAGACCTGGACGAGGATGGTGAGCAGCCGGCGCCGCTCCTCGCCGCGGAACTCCTCCCCGACCTGCGCGAGCCCCGTCTGGTACTGGGGGTCGTCGCGCAGGTGCTCCAGCTCACGCTCGACGGTGGCTTCGGTGATGCGCTCGCCGTCCACCAGGGCGGCGGCAGGGGTCAGCTGGTCGGCGCACCCGGTCGTCGCGAGCACGGCGGCGAGGACGAGCAGGAGTCGGCGGGCGGGGCGCATCAGGCGGGGACGATATCAGAGACCAACAGCCCCCGGACCGCCTCCAGGAGCCAGGCGACCAGCTCAGGCCCTTCGATGTCGGGCACAGGGAGCAGGAGGGTGGACGTCGCTTCGGTGAGGACCGCGCGGGGGTGCTCGCGCTGCAGCCGGATCGGCTGCCACTCGTGACCGAACCGGACCGGCTTCAGCCTCGCCACCCGCCCGTGCAGCTCGTGCTCGGCGACGGCCAGCTCCGTGACCCCCGCCTGTCTGAGCACGGCCCGCAGCTCGGCCACGCTCAGGAGAGCGTCGGCTGGCGGCGGGAGCGGTCCGAACCTGTCGCGCAGCTCGCTCCGGGCGTCGTCCACCTCGGACGGCGAGGCGGCGTCCGCGATGCGGCGGTACGCGGCCAGGCGCAGCGGGTCGCGGTCGATGTAGTCGTCCGGGAGGTAGGCGTTCACGGGGACGTCCAGGC
Protein-coding regions in this window:
- a CDS encoding peptidyl-prolyl cis-trans isomerase; amino-acid sequence: MRPARRLLLVLAAVLATTGCADQLTPAAALVDGERITEATVERELEHLRDDPQYQTGLAQVGEEFRGEERRRLLTILVQVSLVRRELERRDQPVTEQDVDQMVDRLALQYGGRERLMELAAEQKLDRARFRELVRRQAAVEKLQRVLTADVQPEATQVQAAYEERQAIYQQARLSRITVGEREEATRIVERVEGGASFETLARQAENGEDLGWVDLRTVDEATRTEIEGVPDGGVAGPVQTGSGFHVYQVHERRTAPLEDVRAEILDQLLVEQRQQALGRFLRERGSRSRIVVNPKYGRFDPERFAIVPNDPELPE